In Deferribacteraceae bacterium V6Fe1, one genomic interval encodes:
- a CDS encoding HD domain-containing protein, translating to MTTIKNLSGKIKQIPYIEELQQMENEYNIRIFLVGGTVRDLILDREISDLDIIAFGQDYEKVAEVFANKINATPIKFKDNVRIVKKGFSIDVSKTRGISLEEDLLKRDFTINNLAMSLKGDIFGDLTDILLRKIRAVSEESILDDPLRILRAFRFLSEFDFEITAETFDFIKKYREKLSGVASERVYAELKKTVLGEYFLKAFDYMKELEIFDIIIPELKDLKGKDRGIYHNHDPYEHTFCATRSTYDYGRQIGIEGEKLFLLFVSALLHDIGKGLPEYLETHGKYIGHETKGAKLACEILRRLTFSAKEIKFIKAMIENHTKIRRYAVNNAKDNTLKMFIFDYNELLDYLYVITIGDNSCKPIELNKILGTIDKIKSLRNDIDFEKSKLICGDDLIKLGLKPSENFKKILKDVKFKLSTGNLKGKDDAIKYITSNYKEAL from the coding sequence TTGACAACTATAAAAAACCTTTCAGGTAAAATCAAACAGATACCGTATATAGAAGAATTGCAACAGATGGAAAATGAATACAACATTCGGATATTTTTGGTTGGTGGAACGGTAAGGGACTTGATTCTTGACAGAGAGATATCTGATTTGGATATCATTGCTTTTGGGCAAGATTATGAGAAGGTTGCAGAAGTATTTGCAAACAAAATAAATGCCACACCGATAAAATTTAAAGATAATGTAAGGATTGTTAAAAAAGGTTTTTCTATAGATGTTTCAAAGACAAGGGGGATTAGCCTCGAAGAAGATTTGTTAAAGAGAGACTTTACCATTAATAATTTGGCTATGAGTTTGAAAGGGGACATTTTTGGTGATTTGACTGACATCCTCTTAAGAAAGATACGCGCTGTTTCCGAAGAAAGTATTTTGGATGATCCCCTTAGGATATTAAGAGCTTTTAGGTTTTTAAGTGAGTTTGATTTTGAAATAACTGCAGAGACTTTTGATTTTATAAAAAAATACCGTGAAAAGTTAAGCGGTGTGGCAAGTGAAAGAGTTTATGCAGAGCTTAAGAAAACGGTTTTAGGTGAGTATTTTTTAAAAGCCTTTGATTATATGAAAGAGTTAGAAATTTTTGACATAATTATTCCGGAATTAAAAGATTTAAAAGGAAAAGACAGGGGGATATACCACAATCATGACCCTTATGAGCATACATTTTGTGCCACAAGAAGCACATATGATTACGGGAGACAAATTGGTATCGAAGGGGAAAAACTTTTTTTGCTATTTGTTTCGGCCTTGTTGCACGATATTGGAAAAGGGCTGCCCGAATATCTTGAGACACACGGAAAATATATTGGGCATGAAACAAAAGGTGCAAAACTTGCTTGTGAAATATTAAGAAGACTTACTTTTTCCGCGAAAGAGATAAAGTTTATCAAAGCTATGATAGAAAATCACACTAAAATCAGAAGATATGCCGTCAATAATGCCAAAGATAATACATTGAAGATGTTTATCTTTGACTACAATGAGTTGCTTGATTATCTGTACGTGATTACCATAGGAGATAATAGTTGCAAACCAATAGAGCTTAATAAGATTTTAGGCACTATAGATAAAATAAAGAGTCTGAGAAATGATATCGATTTTGAAAAGAGTAAACTTATATGTGGAGATGATTTAATCAAGCTTGGGCTTAAGCCCTCTGAAAATTTCAAAAAAATATTAAAAGACGTAAAATTTAAACTATCAACAGGTAATTTAAAGGGAAAAGATGATGCCATAAAATATATAACTTCAAATTATAAGGAGGCTTTATGA
- a CDS encoding tyrosine-type recombinase/integrase: MAKKNMSEKEIKKLKPVEGNILKERVSYRLYIYVYENGRKVWYYRQSNNSDKLIGEYPIVSYTEAFDRRDKMSNAEKMGIPLSLEIKVNDMFYKYFELKSNRWSDYTRKRKKQIYEKDIKPILGDMLIQKVTINHILKVVKVIEDRDALHTLEKVVVIIKNIFNKAKSFGYIQINPASELEELVKKPVRKNYAALTDPEGISNLVKGLEYYKGNNITKMALQFLLLTAQRSYTVRAAKWENIDIENGIWDIPAEDMKMKTPLRLPLSNQAINLLKEMKQYTGDKKYIFYSFYSKSGILSENTFNLALRRIGFSSDETVAHGLRTSFMSSMAEMGFPVDVLNLILDHKREIKLRQLTIGRKGLKIKRWYCGLGLTILINLKSLRDRQLLK; the protein is encoded by the coding sequence ATGGCAAAGAAGAATATGTCAGAAAAAGAAATTAAGAAACTCAAACCGGTCGAAGGAAATATTTTAAAAGAGAGGGTATCGTATAGGCTGTATATTTATGTTTATGAAAATGGCAGAAAGGTGTGGTATTACCGTCAAAGCAATAATTCTGACAAACTTATTGGTGAATATCCGATAGTTTCATATACCGAAGCTTTTGACCGTAGAGATAAAATGAGTAATGCAGAAAAAATGGGCATTCCTCTATCATTGGAAATTAAGGTGAATGACATGTTTTATAAGTATTTTGAATTAAAAAGTAACAGATGGTCCGATTACACAAGAAAAAGAAAGAAGCAAATTTATGAGAAGGACATTAAGCCGATATTGGGTGATATGCTGATACAAAAGGTAACGATAAACCACATTTTAAAAGTTGTAAAAGTCATTGAAGACAGAGATGCCCTTCATACATTGGAAAAGGTAGTGGTGATTATTAAGAATATATTTAATAAAGCAAAAAGCTTTGGTTATATACAAATAAACCCGGCCAGTGAATTGGAAGAGCTTGTAAAAAAACCTGTAAGAAAAAACTATGCCGCTTTAACAGACCCAGAGGGTATAAGTAACCTTGTAAAAGGTTTAGAGTACTATAAGGGTAATAATATAACAAAAATGGCTTTACAATTTCTTTTGCTAACCGCCCAAAGGAGCTATACAGTCAGGGCAGCTAAATGGGAAAATATAGATATTGAAAATGGGATTTGGGATATTCCGGCTGAAGATATGAAGATGAAAACACCTTTAAGATTGCCTTTATCAAATCAGGCAATTAACTTACTGAAGGAAATGAAACAATATACCGGTGATAAAAAGTATATCTTTTACTCATTTTATTCCAAAAGCGGAATATTAAGTGAAAATACATTTAATTTGGCTTTAAGAAGAATTGGTTTTAGCAGTGATGAAACAGTAGCACATGGACTTAGGACAAGTTTTATGAGCAGTATGGCGGAAATGGGTTTTCCTGTTGATGTTTTAAATCTTATTCTTGACCATAAAAGAGAAATAAAATTGAGGCAGCTTACAATAGGTCGGAAAGGTTTGAAGATAAAAAGATGGTATTGCGGGCTTGGGCTGACTATCTTGATAAACTTAAAAAGTCTGAGAGACCGTCAGCTATTAAAATAA
- the nth gene encoding endonuclease III, with protein MQQSAINKILEFLDKRYPEASCSLRHRNPFELLVATILSAQCTDERVNSVTKSLFERYKTPKDFATADIDELKNIIRPTGFFNNKAINIKNMAIKLIESYSGNIPSNMQDLLSLPGVGRKTANVILGNCFTPEGIVVDTHVKRVSKRLGLTNNDNPDKIENDLLKIIPKGKWNIFSHQVILFGREICASRKPKCDICELNTICSYYKGC; from the coding sequence ATGCAACAATCTGCTATAAATAAGATATTAGAGTTTCTTGATAAAAGATACCCTGAAGCGAGCTGTTCGCTTAGGCATAGAAACCCTTTTGAGCTTCTTGTGGCTACAATTTTAAGTGCTCAATGTACGGATGAAAGGGTAAATTCTGTTACCAAATCCTTGTTTGAAAGATATAAGACCCCCAAAGATTTTGCCACAGCAGATATTGATGAGCTGAAAAATATTATCAGACCAACAGGTTTTTTTAACAATAAGGCGATAAATATAAAAAATATGGCAATCAAGCTTATTGAAAGTTATAGTGGTAACATCCCGTCAAATATGCAAGACTTATTGAGTCTTCCGGGTGTCGGACGAAAAACAGCCAACGTAATCCTTGGGAACTGCTTCACCCCCGAAGGGATTGTAGTAGATACACATGTCAAAAGGGTATCAAAAAGACTTGGGTTGACAAACAATGATAATCCCGACAAGATTGAAAATGACTTGTTGAAAATTATTCCCAAAGGGAAATGGAATATTTTTTCTCATCAGGTTATACTTTTTGGCAGAGAGATATGTGCCTCGAGAAAGCCAAAGTGCGATATATGTGAGCTAAATACTATTTGCAGCTATTATAAAGGATGTTAA
- a CDS encoding YkgJ family cysteine cluster protein, producing the protein MSKQEIKCFMCGACCVAYDISTLKKPAGTPCEFLCKDGKCGNYENRPKVCRDFKPDEICVLISTLDFEDKVKVIQRIYGISEE; encoded by the coding sequence ATGTCAAAGCAAGAAATTAAGTGCTTTATGTGTGGTGCCTGCTGTGTGGCGTATGATATATCTACGCTAAAAAAGCCGGCAGGCACCCCTTGTGAATTTTTATGCAAAGACGGCAAGTGCGGCAATTATGAAAACAGACCTAAGGTGTGCAGAGATTTTAAACCGGATGAGATATGTGTTCTTATTTCTACACTTGATTTTGAAGACAAGGTTAAGGTGATTCAAAGGATTTATGGTATATCCGAAGAATAG
- a CDS encoding cupin domain-containing protein, translating into MKVVRFNNAESYEPEKDWKRVSLCNQNDISIEHFVKPPKHASPKHSHPNAQILIVLKGKLEIWTKEDGAVVLDEMDTAYIDGNQEHIVTNPLEDVVSVGLDIFVPGRSFDFWLKKKELLNNK; encoded by the coding sequence ATGAAAGTGGTTAGATTTAATAATGCCGAGAGTTATGAGCCTGAGAAGGATTGGAAAAGGGTGAGTCTTTGTAACCAAAATGATATATCTATAGAGCATTTTGTAAAACCGCCAAAGCATGCTTCCCCAAAGCATTCTCATCCCAATGCTCAGATTTTGATTGTCCTAAAAGGTAAATTGGAAATTTGGACAAAAGAGGACGGGGCTGTAGTGCTGGATGAAATGGATACTGCTTACATAGACGGTAATCAGGAGCATATTGTTACAAATCCGCTTGAAGACGTTGTGTCTGTAGGGCTTGACATCTTTGTTCCGGGCAGATCTTTTGATTTTTGGCTGAAGAAGAAGGAATTGCTTAATAATAAATAA
- a CDS encoding cyclic nucleotide-binding domain-containing protein produces the protein MKNISIDDNILKLLEKSGKIEKFTPGTFIFKEGDDAGSVYVLKNGTLEILKQDDAGSLYVINTISDISIFGEMAVFLENKRSASVRAKTPVEVIAFSKNTFLQAASKIPKFNFSVMSSLIERLNEINNKYANALEYKLISTICFYLIDTFVNKKIKNIGIHLKKLTEMMHLDQPEILKALFVLEKEEVIYTLDTDKIPEITFKLDEEKMYSFLRKSLYRKQ, from the coding sequence ATGAAAAATATTAGTATTGATGACAACATACTCAAATTGTTGGAAAAATCAGGAAAAATTGAAAAGTTTACACCAGGGACGTTTATTTTTAAAGAAGGGGACGATGCGGGTTCTGTATATGTTTTAAAAAACGGCACCCTTGAGATATTGAAGCAAGATGATGCAGGCTCACTTTATGTAATAAATACCATAAGTGACATAAGCATATTTGGTGAAATGGCTGTATTTCTCGAAAACAAAAGGTCAGCATCGGTCAGAGCCAAAACACCTGTGGAAGTAATAGCTTTTTCAAAGAATACATTTTTGCAGGCGGCATCCAAAATACCTAAATTTAATTTTTCAGTAATGAGCTCACTCATTGAGAGATTGAACGAAATTAACAATAAATACGCTAACGCACTGGAATATAAATTGATATCGACAATATGTTTTTACCTGATTGACACATTTGTGAACAAAAAAATTAAAAATATAGGGATTCACCTAAAAAAACTAACAGAAATGATGCACTTGGATCAGCCGGAAATATTAAAAGCTCTCTTTGTTTTGGAAAAGGAGGAGGTAATTTATACGCTTGACACCGATAAGATACCAGAAATTACATTTAAATTGGATGAAGAAAAAATGTATAGCTTTTTAAGAAAATCTCTCTACCGAAAGCAGTAA
- the larC gene encoding nickel pincer cofactor biosynthesis protein LarC has product MLYFDMTSGISGDIALALLSQHYGGLEEFSAEVSSLLKTKVQLLLQNVFVNGILCKRLSIDIEKEPHIHRNFRDIKNIIFNSDFEENIKTDAIKIFELIAEAEGKIHGKSIDEVHFHEVGAIDSIIDILGASWFYNKLKRPEIVASKIKIGSGIVKSAHGLIPVPAPATLEIIKGVEFKRIDIDEELTTPTGAALMKYFSTKFTNDISGNVENIFYATGTKTFESLPNISRLLVLSEIDKSDEGIVVVETNIDDMPSEFFDNVMKQLFDCGCKDVFFTPVFMKKNRPACKISALVESRHLDTVAAILLQQTSSFGLRYYNVNRIIAEREFKEVDYQGHKINVKYGNFKDFVKFSPEYEDVVKVAEKIGEPPYEIYKKIIGMLYRGQD; this is encoded by the coding sequence ATGCTTTATTTTGATATGACTTCAGGCATTTCAGGTGATATTGCGTTGGCGTTGCTGTCGCAGCATTACGGTGGTTTGGAAGAATTTTCAGCCGAAGTGTCAAGCTTATTAAAGACGAAAGTGCAGCTGCTTTTACAAAATGTATTTGTGAATGGGATTCTATGCAAGCGCCTGTCTATAGACATTGAAAAAGAGCCGCACATCCATAGAAATTTTAGGGATATAAAAAATATTATCTTTAACTCTGATTTTGAAGAGAATATAAAAACAGATGCTATAAAAATATTTGAACTTATTGCTGAGGCTGAGGGGAAGATACACGGCAAATCTATAGATGAAGTCCACTTTCATGAAGTGGGTGCCATAGACTCCATTATTGATATATTGGGTGCTTCTTGGTTTTATAATAAGCTAAAACGACCGGAAATTGTCGCATCGAAAATTAAGATTGGAAGCGGTATAGTCAAGTCAGCTCACGGGCTAATCCCCGTACCCGCGCCGGCCACCCTTGAGATAATAAAGGGGGTTGAGTTTAAAAGAATTGATATTGACGAAGAGCTTACCACCCCGACAGGGGCAGCTTTGATGAAATATTTTAGCACTAAATTTACAAACGATATTAGCGGGAATGTGGAAAATATTTTCTATGCTACCGGGACAAAAACCTTTGAAAGCTTGCCTAATATCTCGAGATTATTGGTGTTAAGTGAAATTGATAAGAGCGATGAAGGTATTGTCGTTGTTGAGACAAATATAGATGATATGCCGTCGGAATTTTTTGATAATGTTATGAAACAACTTTTTGACTGCGGCTGTAAAGATGTCTTTTTTACCCCTGTTTTTATGAAAAAGAACAGACCCGCTTGCAAGATTTCAGCCTTAGTCGAGAGCAGGCATCTTGATACCGTCGCAGCTATTTTACTTCAACAGACATCTTCCTTTGGCCTTAGGTATTACAATGTAAATAGAATTATCGCAGAGCGAGAATTTAAAGAAGTAGATTATCAAGGACATAAAATAAATGTAAAATATGGTAATTTTAAAGATTTTGTCAAATTCAGCCCTGAATATGAAGATGTGGTAAAAGTAGCCGAAAAAATCGGCGAACCACCTTATGAGATTTACAAAAAAATAATTGGTATGTTGTATAGAGGCCAAGATTGA
- a CDS encoding DUF2179 domain-containing protein → MEILLNFMFIFLSRIVDVSLGTVRIILVSKGMRVQASILGFFEVLIWIVVVARVIMYVSSPIYYVAFAAGFATGNYVGMILEEKLALGNVLIRVVTRFDAERLVEVLRNENFIVTSVDGEGKDGPVKVIFGIMKRKSARKFIQLVNKYNSNAFYTVENVTSVSKFENDPVLKKRFFLKNFIRK, encoded by the coding sequence ATGGAAATATTATTAAATTTTATGTTTATATTTTTGTCAAGAATTGTAGATGTAAGTCTTGGGACGGTTAGGATTATCTTAGTCTCAAAGGGGATGCGAGTTCAGGCGAGTATTTTAGGTTTTTTTGAAGTACTTATCTGGATAGTTGTTGTTGCCAGAGTAATAATGTATGTTTCAAGCCCTATATATTATGTGGCTTTTGCTGCAGGGTTTGCTACCGGCAATTATGTAGGGATGATTTTGGAAGAAAAGCTTGCTTTGGGCAATGTCCTTATTAGGGTAGTGACAAGGTTTGACGCCGAAAGGCTTGTTGAAGTGCTTAGGAATGAAAATTTTATTGTTACCTCAGTAGACGGTGAAGGGAAGGATGGCCCTGTAAAAGTAATCTTTGGGATTATGAAAAGAAAAAGTGCCAGAAAATTTATTCAACTTGTTAATAAATATAACTCCAATGCGTTTTATACGGTTGAAAATGTTACTTCCGTAAGTAAGTTTGAGAATGACCCTGTGTTGAAAAAGAGATTTTTTTTGAAAAATTTTATTAGGAAATAG
- a CDS encoding fumarylacetoacetate hydrolase family protein, with product MKFLRFSKDKVEMKGIYEDGKIKRIIGSFFDNYTVTDEVYSEDDVTFLPPVIPSKFVCVGRNYAEHAKELGNEVPTEPLIFLKPSTAANAHKGDILYPPMSNKVDHEAELAVVIGKKCSQVSEKDAMKYVFGYTCLNDITARDIQKKENKFTRAKSFDTFAPFGPFIETDFDYENVGVRCRVNGEIRQDGNTKDMIFKIPFLISFISNVMTLLPGDIIATGTPSGVGGLNIGDTVEIEIDGLGKLINYVKARN from the coding sequence ATGAAGTTTTTAAGATTTTCCAAAGACAAAGTTGAAATGAAAGGGATTTATGAGGATGGTAAGATAAAGAGGATAATAGGTTCTTTTTTTGACAATTATACTGTTACAGACGAGGTTTATAGTGAAGACGATGTGACATTTTTACCGCCGGTAATCCCATCAAAATTTGTTTGTGTCGGCAGAAATTATGCTGAACATGCCAAAGAGCTTGGCAATGAAGTCCCTACTGAGCCGTTGATATTTTTAAAACCTTCAACAGCCGCTAATGCTCATAAAGGGGATATCTTATATCCGCCGATGTCAAATAAGGTTGACCATGAGGCTGAGCTTGCGGTTGTTATCGGCAAAAAATGCAGCCAGGTCTCCGAAAAAGATGCTATGAAATATGTGTTTGGTTATACCTGCTTAAATGATATCACTGCAAGAGACATACAAAAGAAGGAAAACAAATTTACAAGAGCAAAGTCATTTGACACTTTTGCCCCATTCGGCCCTTTTATTGAAACCGACTTTGACTATGAGAATGTCGGAGTAAGGTGCAGGGTAAACGGAGAAATTAGGCAAGATGGCAATACAAAAGATATGATTTTTAAAATACCTTTTCTTATTTCATTTATTTCAAACGTAATGACCCTTCTGCCGGGTGATATTATCGCCACAGGCACACCATCTGGGGTTGGCGGGCTCAATATAGGGGATACCGTTGAAATTGAGATTGATGGGCTTGGAAAATTAATTAATTATGTCAAAGCAAGAAATTAA
- a CDS encoding DJ-1/PfpI family protein, with translation MSAKKILMLVGDFVEDYEAMVPYQILTMVGHKVDTVCPGKKPGDTVKTAVHDFEGDQTYSEKPGHNFAINTDFDKVDVNNYDALVIPGGRAPEYLRLNARLIQIVKEFAETNKPIASICHGQQILVAADVLKNVFCTAYPAVMPDIVKSGGKWCNVNDTFSNAIVDKNFVTAPAWPAHPEWMRKFLEMLGSKIEP, from the coding sequence ATGAGTGCGAAGAAAATCCTGATGTTAGTCGGAGACTTTGTAGAAGATTATGAAGCAATGGTACCTTATCAAATACTAACAATGGTTGGACACAAGGTAGATACCGTCTGCCCCGGCAAAAAACCAGGTGACACTGTCAAAACAGCCGTGCATGATTTTGAAGGGGATCAGACTTATTCTGAAAAGCCTGGGCACAACTTTGCAATTAATACTGATTTTGATAAGGTTGACGTAAACAACTACGACGCACTTGTAATACCCGGAGGCAGAGCCCCCGAATATCTAAGATTGAACGCAAGACTTATCCAGATTGTTAAAGAATTTGCCGAAACAAATAAACCAATCGCTTCCATTTGCCACGGGCAGCAAATTTTAGTGGCAGCTGATGTGCTAAAAAATGTATTTTGCACAGCATACCCTGCAGTTATGCCGGATATCGTAAAATCAGGGGGTAAATGGTGCAACGTTAATGATACTTTTTCAAACGCCATTGTGGATAAAAATTTTGTAACGGCACCTGCATGGCCTGCACATCCCGAATGGATGAGAAAGTTTTTGGAAATGTTAGGCAGTAAAATTGAACCTTGA
- the ubiE gene encoding bifunctional demethylmenaquinone methyltransferase/2-methoxy-6-polyprenyl-1,4-benzoquinol methylase UbiE, with protein MEDKSKQIQSMFDNIAGKYDLLNRLLSFRRDVAWRRKAIKKMELIEDMLVLDLACGTGDMILELKNQVSGVNVIGADFSKNMLSIAKQKGITEPLLAADAHFLPFKENSFDRIMIAFGFRNVVDKQKGLENLYRVLKPGGRLCILEFSQPEGVIFPKIYRFYFTKLLPFIGGLISGNKNAYSYLPDSVYKFPKKDVYKKMILNAGFKEVKFNPMTFGICDATICYK; from the coding sequence TTGGAAGATAAATCAAAACAAATACAATCTATGTTTGACAATATTGCAGGCAAATATGATTTGCTGAATAGGTTGTTAAGCTTTAGGCGTGATGTAGCTTGGAGAAGAAAAGCTATCAAAAAGATGGAACTTATTGAAGATATGCTTGTTCTTGACCTTGCTTGCGGAACGGGTGATATGATTTTAGAGCTTAAAAATCAAGTAAGTGGTGTAAATGTTATTGGTGCCGATTTTAGTAAAAATATGCTTAGTATCGCCAAGCAAAAAGGGATTACAGAGCCTTTACTGGCTGCAGATGCCCATTTTTTGCCTTTTAAAGAGAATTCTTTTGATAGAATTATGATAGCTTTTGGTTTTAGAAATGTTGTAGACAAACAAAAAGGGCTTGAAAACCTGTATAGAGTTTTAAAGCCCGGTGGAAGACTTTGCATACTTGAATTTTCTCAACCTGAAGGTGTAATTTTTCCAAAGATTTACAGATTTTACTTTACGAAGCTCCTCCCTTTTATCGGCGGGCTTATTTCGGGGAATAAGAATGCTTACTCATATCTGCCTGATTCCGTATATAAATTTCCTAAAAAGGATGTTTATAAAAAGATGATATTGAATGCCGGGTTTAAAGAGGTAAAGTTTAACCCTATGACATTTGGCATATGCGATGCAACAATCTGCTATAAATAA
- a CDS encoding Fic family protein: MNGEELIKKRKDILEGLGGLPEPEVINKEWLYLLGEETRNSILVEGYFVSEKELKTVLLKNQPMTRTEEEAFNYFRTASFIYELAYENYKQKEFLFGIPLIRQINKSLGNSGEFRKGEIKVAGAKFNPPESYVQDWANIFVDFINHTEKDFNFNNISISHGFFEEIHPFIDGNGRTGRIILNYLFISKGYPLVVIKGDEDNKKLYYRGLEEIDVQISEVFQKYKNKHPNGDEIIGQLKATKSKLLKNLILESLIDSLDRIIIGILERQGKKLELVSDLLSDIGYSPSSARQLIKRGKIIAVKRDNKWFSIKDIVNKFLKVESV; encoded by the coding sequence ATGAATGGTGAGGAACTGATTAAAAAAAGGAAAGACATATTAGAGGGTTTAGGTGGTCTTCCTGAGCCGGAAGTAATAAATAAAGAATGGCTATATCTGTTAGGAGAAGAAACAAGAAACTCTATATTAGTTGAAGGATATTTTGTATCGGAAAAAGAGCTAAAAACTGTTTTGTTAAAAAATCAACCTATGACAAGGACAGAAGAGGAAGCTTTTAACTATTTCAGAACAGCCTCATTTATTTATGAGCTTGCTTATGAAAATTATAAACAGAAAGAATTTTTATTTGGGATACCATTGATAAGGCAGATAAATAAAAGCCTTGGTAATAGTGGTGAGTTCAGAAAAGGTGAAATAAAGGTTGCAGGAGCAAAATTCAATCCACCTGAAAGTTATGTACAAGATTGGGCTAATATATTTGTAGATTTCATTAATCATACTGAAAAGGATTTTAATTTTAATAATATTTCGATTTCACATGGTTTCTTTGAAGAGATTCATCCTTTTATTGATGGCAACGGAAGGACGGGGAGAATAATTTTAAATTATCTTTTTATTAGTAAAGGGTATCCACTTGTGGTAATTAAGGGTGATGAAGATAATAAAAAACTTTATTATAGGGGGCTCGAAGAGATTGATGTTCAAATATCTGAGGTTTTTCAAAAGTATAAAAATAAGCATCCAAATGGGGACGAAATTATTGGTCAACTTAAGGCTACAAAATCAAAACTGTTGAAAAATCTGATATTAGAGAGTCTAATAGACAGTTTGGACAGAATAATTATAGGTATTCTTGAAAGGCAAGGCAAAAAATTAGAACTGGTATCAGATTTATTATCTGATATAGGTTATAGCCCATCGAGTGCAAGACAGCTTATAAAAAGAGGGAAAATAATAGCAGTAAAAAGGGATAATAAATGGTTTTCTATAAAAGATATAGTTAATAAATTTCTTAAAGTAGAGAGTGTGTGA